A region of the Streptomyces durocortorensis genome:
GCCGACGCACACCGTGACCGCGCCGGTAGGCAGTATCACGCCCGGAATCGCGTGCTGCGCCGCGATGTCGGCGCCGAGCAGCAGGACCGCGCCGACGAGCGCCGAGCCGGCGAGGTCGACGGAGGTTCCGCGCCCGGTGAGGCGGCGGGCGATCTGCGGCGCCGCCAGGGCGACGAAGGCGATGGGGCCCGCCGCCGCGGTCACCGCCGCTGTCGCCGTCACGCCGAGGACGACCAGCAGCAGCTTGGTGCGTTCGACGGGCACTCCCAGCATCGTCGCCGTGTCGTCGCCCAGTTCGAGCCTGCGCATCCGGCGTTGGGCCACCGGGGCCGCCAGGGCGACGCCCGCGGTCAGGGCGGCGGCCATCATGACGGCGGGCCACCCGATGGCGCTCAGGGAGCCGGCGCCCCAGACCGCGGCCCTCAGCGCGGTGTCCACATCGGCCTTCACCGAGAACCACGTATTGACCGAGGACAGCAGCGCGCCGACCGCGATGCCCACGATGATGAGCCGGAAGCCCCGGACACCCCGGCGGAACGCCAGCAGATACACGACGAGGGCGGTGACGAGACCGCCGGCGAGCGCGCCCGCAGCGAGCGCCGGGTAGCTGCTCGCGCCCACGAGCAGCATGACGACGACACCGGTATAGGAGCCGGTGGTGAAGCCGATGACGTCCGGGCTGCCGAGCGGGTTGCGGGTCAGGGACTGGAAGATCGCGCCGCCGACGGCGAGGGCGGCGCCGAACAGTGCGGCGGCGACGATGCGCGGCGCCCGCCACTCCAGGACGACGGTACGGACACTGTTCCTGGCCGTGCCCGACATCACCGCGGTCAGGTCGCCGAGGCTCAGTGGGTAGCTGCCGAGAGTGAAGGCCCACAGGGCCAGCGCGACCAGCGTGATCCCCAGCAGCCCGCAGACGACGACCGCGCGGCGCGTCACTCTCAGGCTCAGGGGCCCCGCCCTGAGGACGAACACCCCGTTCACAGGGACCTCACCCGGCTTCCGCGCACCAGCAGGATCAGCACGGGCGCGCCGATGAGCGGCATCATGACGCCGACCGGCAGCTCGGCGGGGTTCACGATCAGCCGGCCCAGCACATCGGCGACCAGCACGATCACCGGGGCGAGGACGGCGGAGTAGGCAAGGATCCAGCGCCAGTCGGGCCCGGTGAGCCACCGCACGGCGTGCGGCACCATGAGGCCGACGAACATCAGCGGGCCCGCGGCGGCCGTCGCGGCACCGCACAGCAGGGCCACCGCGATCACCACACCGCACCGGGTGGCGCCGACCCGCAGCCCGACCGCCCGCGCGGCGTCGTCGCCGAGCGCGATCGCGTTGAGCGGGCGCGCACAGCAGGCAGCGGCCAGCAGGCCCGCCAGCACGAAGGGCACGATGTCACCGGCGGTGCCTGTCGGACGGTCGGTGATGGTGCCCGCTCCCCAGAACCTCATACGGTCGAAGGTCTCCGTGTCGATCAGGGCGAGGGTGTGGGAAACCCCGGCCAGCACCGCCGTGAAGGCCACCCCGACGAGGGTGAGCCGCAGCGGCGAGGGCCCGCCGCGTCCGCCGCTCGCGGCGAGGTAGACCACCGCCGAACCGGCGACGGCGCCGACGAGGGCGAAGGGCAGGTACTGCTCGATGCGGGTGAGGCCGAAGACGGCCACGCCCAGAGTGACGGCGAATCCCGCGCCCGCGTTGACGCCGAGGACTCCCGGGTCGGCCAGCGGGTTGCGGGTCAGGGCCTGCATGAGCGCTCCCGCCACGCCCAGGGAGACGCCGACGACGATGCCGAGCAGCGTGCGGTCCACGCGGGCTTCGCTGACCGTGGCGTGCGAGGCGGAGCCGTCGGGGGCGGTCAGCGCCTGCCACACCACGTCGAGGGGAAGCATCGCCGAGCCGATCGCGACACTGAGCACCACCGCGACGAGGAGCGCGCCGACGGCGATGCCCAGGCCGAGGAGCCGGTGCGCCCTGCGACGCGACGACCACGACGACGCGGTGGGTGGTGGGGGCGCGGTCGTCGTCGCGAGCGCCTGTGGCATCGAACCTCCCTGAGCGATCCGCCACCGGACAGCCGGAAGTGCCGTGCGTGATCGACGTACATGAACTGCTTGAACTGCTTGAACGGCTCGAACCGACTGCCCGGCTACCGGTTCAGCGGCCGCCGAGCGCCCCCACCGCGTCCGTGGTGAGCGCGCTCACCGGCACCCCGGACTCGCGGCTCAGCGCGCGCAGCAGTCCGGCCCGGGTCGCGTATCCGGCCGCTCTGGCCGCGGCCGTCAGCTCACCTCCGCCGCGGAGGTGTTCGACGGCGGCGTTCATCCTGGCCCGGTTCCGCCACCGTGTGAAGGGCAGTCCGGTCTCGTCGAGGAAGACGCGCTGCACCTGGCGTGCGCTCATCCGGTGCTGTGCGGCGAGCTCCTCCAGCGTCACGGCGGGGGTACGCAGGGCCTCGCGGGCGAGTGCGCGCACGGCGGGATGGGCGGGCAGCACGACGGGGAAGTACTGCCGGGAGATGCCCTTCAGCACACGCCCCAGCGCCTGGCGGAACGGCCCGACCTGCTCCGCCGTGGTCGGCGCGGCACCGAGTGTGGTGGTCATGACCTCGACGATCGCGGGGACCGCCCCGAGCGGCTGCACCCGGCATCGCGGCTGGTCAGAGGCGTTGAGCAAGGGGCCGAGCGCCATACCGCCCGGCTCGATCCGCAGCGCGTGCGGTACGCGGGGAGCGAGCCAGAGGGCCTCGTGGCGTCCGAGCCGCCACTCCTCACCGTCGGCGGACAGGCGGGCGTTGCCGCTGACCACGTAGACGAGGTGCGGCTCGTCGTGCTGATGCGTGTCGTGACCGAGGAAGCGGATGGCGTTCTCGGCGACCACGGTGCCGAGGGATGTCATCGGCAAGCGTGCCTCCCGTTGTGTGCGATGCGTCGTGTCCGTCACCAGCGATGTCGCACTCGGATCAACGCAGCGGAACCAGCGAGGTTAGCCTCACCTTACCAATACAGCTCGACTGTTCGAGCCTGCCCAGCCACATGAGGTCCCATGTCTGCTCCTGCCCGCCTTCTCGCCGTAGCGCTCGTCGCCACGCTGGCCCTCACCGGATGCTCGGCCTCCGGCCCGTCGGACGACGGGGACAAGGGGTCCGCCGCCAAGACCCGTACCGTCACGACCGACTACGGCAAGGTGAAGGTACCGACCGCGCCCAAGCGCGTGGTCGTGCTGAACCACGCTCTCGCCGGGTATCTCTACGACCTCGACGTGCCGGTGCGCGCCACCATCCCCGAGGACGCCGACGGGAAGGGCGAGTTCTCCCCGTACTGGGAGAAGGAGGCGAAGGAGGACGGCACGACCTTCCTGCCGTGGAGCGTCGACGGCTTCGACCTGGAGGCGATCCTCGCCCTGGAGCCCGACCTCATCGTCGGCGGCGGCATCGGCTTCCCGCTGTTCCAGGCGGAGAAGGTGTACGACGACCTCTCCGGCATCGCTCCCACCGTGCTCGTGGGCAAGAAGCTCGGCGACTGGCGGAGCCAGTTCTCCTTCCTCGCGGACGACGTGTTCGGCAAGGCCGACGTCTACGAGAAGCACCTGGCCGCGTACGACAAGCGGATCACCGAGGTGAAGGAGTCGATCACACCGCCGCCCGGTCCCGTGTCGTTCCTCGCCCTCACCGGCGACGGCACCGCCTACGGCCTGGTGGAGAGCGTGGGCCTGCCCACCGAGTTGAAGAAGGTCGGCATCGAGCCGGCGCCCGTCTTCGCGAAGGGCGGTTTCAAGGTGTACGGGCAGGGCGGTGACATGTTCGAACTGTCGACCGAGAAGGTGGGTCAGACGATCACCCAGCCGTCCGTGTTCGTCATGGGCTTCAACGCGGACACCACCGACGTCGCCACGCTGAAGAAGAACCCCGTCTACAGCGCGCTGCCCGCCTTCAAGACGAACCACGCCTATGACCTGCCGTACTGGGTGCTGCGCGGCGACTACGACGAGTCGATGGCCCTGCTCGACGTCATCGAGAAGAAGTTCTCCTGATGGCCGCCCAGCGTGCGTACACGACGCACCCCCTCGTCCTGCGCCGGGTCACCGTCCGCCGTGTCCATGAGGTGACCC
Encoded here:
- a CDS encoding FecCD family ABC transporter permease, whose amino-acid sequence is MNGVFVLRAGPLSLRVTRRAVVVCGLLGITLVALALWAFTLGSYPLSLGDLTAVMSGTARNSVRTVVLEWRAPRIVAAALFGAALAVGGAIFQSLTRNPLGSPDVIGFTTGSYTGVVVMLLVGASSYPALAAGALAGGLVTALVVYLLAFRRGVRGFRLIIVGIAVGALLSSVNTWFSVKADVDTALRAAVWGAGSLSAIGWPAVMMAAALTAGVALAAPVAQRRMRRLELGDDTATMLGVPVERTKLLLVVLGVTATAAVTAAAGPIAFVALAAPQIARRLTGRGTSVDLAGSALVGAVLLLGADIAAQHAIPGVILPTGAVTVCVGGAYLLVLLVRESRRGL
- a CDS encoding iron chelate uptake ABC transporter family permease subunit, which encodes MPQALATTTAPPPPTASSWSSRRRAHRLLGLGIAVGALLVAVVLSVAIGSAMLPLDVVWQALTAPDGSASHATVSEARVDRTLLGIVVGVSLGVAGALMQALTRNPLADPGVLGVNAGAGFAVTLGVAVFGLTRIEQYLPFALVGAVAGSAVVYLAASGGRGGPSPLRLTLVGVAFTAVLAGVSHTLALIDTETFDRMRFWGAGTITDRPTGTAGDIVPFVLAGLLAAACCARPLNAIALGDDAARAVGLRVGATRCGVVIAVALLCGAATAAAGPLMFVGLMVPHAVRWLTGPDWRWILAYSAVLAPVIVLVADVLGRLIVNPAELPVGVMMPLIGAPVLILLVRGSRVRSL
- a CDS encoding helix-turn-helix domain-containing protein; the encoded protein is MTSLGTVVAENAIRFLGHDTHQHDEPHLVYVVSGNARLSADGEEWRLGRHEALWLAPRVPHALRIEPGGMALGPLLNASDQPRCRVQPLGAVPAIVEVMTTTLGAAPTTAEQVGPFRQALGRVLKGISRQYFPVVLPAHPAVRALAREALRTPAVTLEELAAQHRMSARQVQRVFLDETGLPFTRWRNRARMNAAVEHLRGGGELTAAARAAGYATRAGLLRALSRESGVPVSALTTDAVGALGGR
- a CDS encoding ABC transporter substrate-binding protein; the encoded protein is MSAPARLLAVALVATLALTGCSASGPSDDGDKGSAAKTRTVTTDYGKVKVPTAPKRVVVLNHALAGYLYDLDVPVRATIPEDADGKGEFSPYWEKEAKEDGTTFLPWSVDGFDLEAILALEPDLIVGGGIGFPLFQAEKVYDDLSGIAPTVLVGKKLGDWRSQFSFLADDVFGKADVYEKHLAAYDKRITEVKESITPPPGPVSFLALTGDGTAYGLVESVGLPTELKKVGIEPAPVFAKGGFKVYGQGGDMFELSTEKVGQTITQPSVFVMGFNADTTDVATLKKNPVYSALPAFKTNHAYDLPYWVLRGDYDESMALLDVIEKKFS